Within Paenibacillus sabinae T27, the genomic segment CCTCGCAGCCGACAGCTATCTGCGCGCCAACTCACACGATTTCGAAGGCTCGCTCTCGTCGGAGCGCATGGCGCTGTTCTACGATCCCGAGGACGACCAGACCTTTCTCTATCTCGCCTGGGCGGCGGAAAGACGGGGCGATTACGCCAAAGAGATCGAGTTCATGAAGAACGCGGTCCGAATCGATCCTACAGACGAGCAAATCCGCCGCGAGTATTTGAACAGCCTGCAGAAGAAATACTGGTTCTACCGCGTGCTGCTCCTGCCTTTACTCATGAAGAAACGGCTTCGCAATTGGCAGTTTTTTTTCGTCTGGATCGTGCTTTGGGTCGTATTCCGCCCCTTGGTGCTGGTGTTTCTTCTTCTGTACGTGCTGGCGTACTGGCTGAGTAAGCTGCTCGTCCGGGTGCAGGTGTTCGGCTGGAGATCGTTGTTCCGCAAAATATAGCCTGAGGATAGAACGAAAAAAAGGACCAACCGCAGACGGCCGAAGCCTGACGCGTTTGGTCCTTTTTGGCCGATATATACCCTTGGCGTTATTTCTTGTAGTTCAGCCGCTGATTGAAGCGGTCGATGCGGCCGCCGGTGTCGATATTCTTCTGTCTTCCGGTATAGAAAGGATGGGAAGCCGAGCTGGAATCGACCCGGATCACCGGATACGTATTGCCGTCCTCCCACTCCATCGTCTCGTTCGAAGACTTGGTGGAAGCGCTCAGAAATTTAAAATCCGCGCTGGCATCATAGAAAATGACCGGCTGGTATTTCGGATGAATGCCTTCTCTCATCGTAACTCCCTCTTTCTTAAATAAAATAGACATCTTTATTAACTTACCCTACTTTTGGATAAAGCTTTCAACAAAATGACCGCTTTCGTGAAAAATTTCGGAAATTACCGGGGCGGACCTATGATGGCACGGTATCCGTCAATGCCAGCTCCATATACAGCAGCTCATGTGCCGGGACAAAGCCGGCCCGCTCCAGTACAGCTGTAAAAAAGGCGTCAGCGGCCGGAATATGAACGGCTCTAGCTCCCGTGCCGTCCGGGATGCTGGAGAGCAGCCGGGACAGCAGCGTGTCCGCGATCGCCTCCGCGTCCATGCGGCCGCCTGCCACGCCGCACGGATAAATCAGCAGCGCGGACAACTCGCCGGTCCCAGAATAAATCCGCCGGAACGGAAGATATCCGGCCGCTTGTCCTTCCTGCTCCGCGATCAGGCAGCGATCGCCCTTCAGGCTCAGCCAGTGCGTCTGCCACGGCCCGCGGTGGCGGTAGAAGGGAAGCAATGCCACCTCGGCCACGTCGGCTTCCCGAACCTCAATCGGAGCGGCCGCCCCAAGAGACGAGTCCCTTGACGGCCGGGCTCCGGCGGGCAGCTCGTAAAACCGCGTCATGCCCTTGTTCACATAGCCGCACCGCTCATACAGCGCAATGGCCGGGGCGTTCTGCACGAACACTTCCAGTGTCGCCAGATCGACGCCTTCCTCCCGGTAGCGCCGGATGCTCTCCTCCAGCAGCTGGCGCCCGCCTCCCTTGCCCCGGTAAAAGGGGGCGACGGCGGTCCCCCCGTTCCAGGCCACCTTGCTTCCGTTCACCATGCGGATGCCGTTCAGCGTTAGGCCCGCCGGCCGCTCACCATCGAAGAGCACGATGGACTGCTCGGGCAGCAGATCCTCATTGTTCATCCGGGAGACAAAAGCCAGCGATTTCATCGACAAATCAACATAATAGTCCGCAAATCCCGTATTCCAAGCTTCCAGCGCCGTACTCAGCGGCACCTCGTTCAGTGTTCTGATACTGGCCATAGCGCTCCTGTTCCTTTCTCAAGCGGAATTTCTTTCATTGCCGTTATCCCGTTTTGCCCGCGATTTTCCGGTAGGTGGCCTCGTCGGAGACGACATACAGCCTCGCATCCGCCGGGATCGGATCGTCCAGCCTGCGGTTGATCCCAAGATCATGGCGGTCGGCGATCAGGGTGGCCCCTTGGCGCAGCAGGTCCTGAAAAGCGTCCCCGTAGGTTTTCCACGACCGGTCTACCGGCACCTCGTAAATATCGTCGCCATGGGAGCGGCTGATAAGCTGTGTAATGACCTCGGGATTCCCCTCCTGCAGCGCCGCTCTTACCGCCAGCCGGGAGACGGCGTCATGCGACAGGACGAAGTCGTTGACCCGGACATGCCGGAAGTTCTGCACGTTCTTCTCCTGCATGATTTCCACAGTGGTATGTACATCCGGCGCAATGCGTTCAATGCTGGAAGCGATCAGCAGCGATTTGCCGTCCACGAGCGCGGGCTCGTCGATCCGGATATCGCCGAAAATAATGGCCGCCTTGGCCTTGGCGAGTCCCGCCTTCACCAGGATATCGTCGGAGGAAGGGTCGCCGCTGATGAAATGAACCTGCTTCATCTGCTCCAGCGGATGCTGACCCGATTCGTCGATAACAACGATGTGACCGTCCGGCGTATAGCTGAGAATTTCGCCTACCGCCGCCTGCGCCTTTTTGCTCCAGTTGATAAGAATAACATGATCCTCTCCAAAAAACGGCAACCTCCCCGCCCTCCTCTGCCTTCCAATTTCCGCGATTGCGTCGATAACCTTTCCGATCACGAGACTAAGCAGCCCGATGCCGAAAATGTATAGAAAAATCGTAAATATTTTGCCGATGACGGTCTTAGCAAAAAAGTCCCCGTATCCGACCGTCGCCATAGTCGTCATCACCCAATAGAATGAATTGAACCAGCTGCCGAACGTATCCGGTTCCAGCAGGAAGGCAACCGTTGCACTAATCCCGACAAACAAGAGAATGCTCAGACCGATCGTTCTTTTCCTGACGTTGGTCATCATAGTAGACAGCTTTAACAAAAAGTGAATGGCAGTCACCCTCCCCGGACGTTCCACAAAAGCCCGCAAAGCCGCCCGCCGATTGACGGCTTTAAGGACAGCCCTGCGGGCCTTCAAATCGTTAAATAATCAGACTGCTGACCGCAAACGCGGTTCCAATAAAAACAAAGCACAGCAGCGTTCCCACCGCGACATTGCCCTGCTTCAGATGGTCGGAGATTTTAAAGCCGATCGTGACCAGCTCGAAAATCCAGTACGCCGCCACCAGACAGATATAGCCGACAGCGAACCAGAGCACCATAAACCAGATTGAGGAGTTTGTATAGGCCGCCACACCGAGAATTATCGCGGTCGCCAGAAATTTCCCGCCAAGCGCCAGACCTACGGCAACATTGCCGTTCTTCAGCTCCTCCATATCTTTGAACGGGGTCATCCAGCTGAAGATCAGCATCCCCAGCAATTGAAGCGCGATGATGAAAATGACACTAACCAGAATATTGATAACGACCGTCAATTCGCCCACCCCCGAAATTTTGCATAAGCCAAATCATAATCGGCAAAATCGTGAACTTCTTCCAGCACGACCTGCACCGTCTTCTTCTTCTCCATCGCGGTGTAGCGCTTATCGTCGATCGGCTGCTTGATCCGGTTACCCGACGGCAGCTCCACAACGGCAAAGTTTCTTGTCTTGTCCTTGTATTTCGTCTTGTATACGCCGATCAGATCGACGTCCGTTGTTACCGATACCTTCAGATTCTTCAGATCATCGGTCGCCGATTTCAAATCCTTGTAGGATTTGATCGTAGACCATGAAGACAGGCGGACCTGGTTCTTCTGATCGGCATCCGTCGTAATTTCGGCGTCCATGTATTGAAGGGTATAGATTTTGTCTCCTGTTGCGTAGTTGCCGTCGTTGGGCAGCATCTCGTTGTTCGGCAGAATCGTCATATCGCTGCCGATCAGATCGCCGACCGTCCCCTCCACGACCCGGTAATCCCACGGCACTCTGGCTACATCGCTGGTCGACGTCGCACTTGAATCTGTAGAAAATACGCTGTCCGGATTATCAGAGCAGCCGGCCAGCGCCAGCACCGCCGCGATAATCAGCAGCAGAAAGGCCAAGCGGAGCGGCCGCTTTCTCCAAAGCCCTCTTGAGCTCTCGCCCGGCGTCTTATCCTTATTCTTGCGCAATTGCTCTCACTCCCATAGCAATAAAATGGCTTGTATTTCCGGTAATGAGCCCGCCGCCCCGCCCCAGCAGTCCGCAGGGCCGGCCGTTGATCATGAACATGCCCGTAAGCAGATGCAGCTCGCCCTCAGAGGTATGAATCCTCGCCAGCTCCGCCCTCTTCTGATAGACGGAAGGGAACAGCACGCTGCTGTCGAAGCCGTCCTCATCCTCAAGCTCCAGGCTGCCGGATTCGTCATACATACGCACAGAGCCGCCTTCGCGGCCGAACATCGATTTGGACACGAAGTTTCCCGAGAACACCGGCTTGTTGTACGTAGGCAGAATATATTTGGCGATGGTCTCCCGCTCTTCTTCGCTGAACAAAAAGCCCAGCTCATACATGCCCCAGACTGCTGCCATCAGCCCTTTGGACTGAAGCAAAATGCTGTGCGGCGGATTAAACAGCGTGAGCTGGCCGGTCTCGACAGCATACGCCAAGGCGTCGCCGCCCTCATCCACCGCCATCCACTCTTTCGGGTACAGAGCGAACATCCGGTGAATCACACGGCCCTGCCCGTCTCTTACCGTTCCATCTTCAATGGTAAGCTCCAGGCAGTCGACGCATTGGATCGCGAGTCCGCTGTGACGGACCAGCGCTTCGATCGTGCCGGAATCCTCCAGATGGCTTCCGTAGTTCACGCAGGCCGCGGTGTCCGGCCGCTCTTCGCCCCAGGCCGCGGCGACCAGCTCCGGCATCCTGCCGTTCACGGTGGGAATGCCCGCCTGCGCGCATATCCATGGTGTTGCAATGGACGCCTCCACATAACCGGTCGGCGTGTCGGCGTTCAGCTCCAGCAGCTTGATGCTGCCTGTCTCATCAATAGCGAAGTCAAACCGCGCATACCGGCTGATCAGCCCAGGCGGAGCGAGCGGCGCACTGTCCAGCATCTCCCACAGCACTTCCGGGATGGCGAGCAGCGCGTACAGGTCGTGCCTGCGGTGAATATAGCGCGCGGTCTTGTCGAGAATGGCCCACAGCCGGGAGGATGCTTCCTCAAGCTCCCGGTAGGTGTCCTCTCTCATCACGGCGACTCCGTCCAGCCAATATTCCTCGTCCTCGAGGTCTGCCCAGGCAAAGCCCAGACGCCCCAGCTCCTCCACTCTGGAGGCCCGGTCTTCGCCGGGATGCTCCAGCCACTGAAATACAGGCTCCGTCATCCGCCGAACCCGAACCCGCCGCTCTTGCCCGAGCTGGACCGGGAGCTGGACCCAAGGCCCGACGATCTTGAGCTGGACGACGAACCGGACGAGCTTAGGCCGCTCGACTTGCCGCCGATCCCGCCCGCCTTGGAAGACGTCGACCGTCTCGTAATGGTGCCTGTCGTGGAGGTGGAGGTCTTCGGCTTCACCACGGAGCCGACCACCGGCTTGTTCTGAAATGTCGTGCTGTTATAAGTACGCGGTTTATAGACCGTATGCGTACCTCCATAATAGGTTTTGCGATGTTCATACCATCGGCTCGGCGAATAGCTGGAACCGCCGCCAAACAGCATGTGATACAGCAGCAGATCATCCCAGCCGAAGCCGGAGTTATAGCCGCCGTAGTTGTTGATGACCGTCGTCCCGTTCGACGAGGTCACACCCGGAGCCTGGGTGGGCTGAGCCGTTTCCTCCTCCTTCTGATCGGGGTACGGGATGTTCCAGTCCACATTTTTGTCGAAATAGGCCTTGACCTCTTCTGTAGACCAGGACACCAAAGTCGGCTCATCAGCCGACGAGCTTGCCGTCGAAGCGCCCGGAACGAACAGCGCATTGGCCAGCAAAGCGATTCCGAGCGAGGTAGACAGCACGCGAACCGGCTTGCCGCTCACAACCGGCTCCTGTTCCTTCAGCGATTCCTTTCCTCTTTCATTGTCTTTACCCAAAGCGGGTGCCTCCCTTGAATGTTAATCTTCTGCCTATTCGGTCCTCATCGGAACGAGCAGCAGCTCAAGCTTGCCCTCATCCAAATTGAGCCTGCCCTCCACCGTTTCGAATTCGCGGCCGCCGACCACTAAATAATTGACATGCTCCAGCGCGGCGATCATAGTGGCGTTCCATACGCGTTCTTCGATCGCATTCAGTGCGCCGTCCGGCATTTTTTCATATAAAATAACGCTCATTCCATTGTCCAAGCGAACAACCTTCCCTTCATGATTCGATTATCCTCTAATACGGGGAAATTCCGCCTAATGTTTCATGGAAACTGCCAGGAGAATGTAAAACCTTCCCATAATAGAATAATGCGTTCGTCCTACCGTAGGCAATCTTTTTTCACTGGCAGATCAGGTTGATCTCTGGGAGTCACGTTTGACAATACAGTCTTGGCTCAAATAAAATAATTAAAACGATATATTTTCCGCGTTTCCCATTGAGAGAAGGGAGGGCTACTTTTGAAACAAAGAATACTTGCCGAGGCCCGGCAGGAGATTTACAAGTCCGGCTTCCGCTTTACAATGGCGGATATGGCGAAGCGCTGCGGGCTCAGCACCAAAACGATCTACCAGGTGTATTCGTCCAAAGAAGAGCTGATTCTGGATATGGTTCGGCTGGCCATTGATGAGCTCGCGCAGACTGAGCAGTCGATCGTGAGTGATCCGAAGCTGGGAACAATGGATAAGCTGAGAGCCTTGCTCGTCCTTTTTCCGCGCGACTTTCAGTTCTTCGATATCAAGCGTCTGCACGAGCTGCAGCGTTATTACCCGAATGTATGGAGCATTGTGGATTCTTTTTTGACGGAACAATGGGATGGTGTGACCCAAATGCTGGCGGCGGCTCAGGCTGAAGGACTGCTTGAAGATTTCAATAAAGTTCTGTTCATTCAGCTGTACATCGGGGGGCTGTACCGGTTAATGGAGCAATCCTCCGCGGGCGGGATCACGATAACGCTCAGACAAGCGCTGGACGAAATGGTTGACATTATGTTAGACGGGATAAGGAAGAGGTGAGATTATGCACTGGTTGCTGCTGCTTGCCGCAATAGTCTCAGAGGTGGCCGGGACCACATTCATGAAGCTGTCCATGGGTTTTACGAAGCTTGTGCCTTCCGTTCTGCTCGCGGTCTGTTATCTGATTAGCCTGACCCTGCTTAATTTGGCGCTGAAAGGTGTCTCCGTCAGTGTCGCCTACGCGATCTGGTCCGGCGCGGGAACCGCTTTGGTGGCAGGGATCGGCTGGGTACTGTTCGGTGAACGAATGTCGCTTATCAAAATCATTTGCATCCTGCTCATCATCGCGGGTGTAGCGGGGCTGAACCTGGCGGAAGGAAGACGCGAAGCCGGGAATTCCGGTAGCCCGCAGCTCGAGGCTCAGCTCTCCAAGGAAACCGGCGTTTCAAAAGATGGCCTATGATCGGCGGCGCGCTGCCAGATGTACACTTTTTAATAAGGAGGATCAACTGTTGGAACAACGGAAGGCGATAGCCATCATCGGAGGAACAGGCAAAGCAGGCCGTTATCTCGCGCGAACAGCGCTGGAGAGCGGCTACAGCGTTCGTATGCTTGCCCGGAATCCGGATAAAGTGAACATGAAGGACGACCGACTGCAGGTGATTGCCGGAGACGCCCAAAACGTGCGGGACATTCGTTCACTGCTGGAGGGCTGCCATGCCGTGATTAACACCTTTGGGCAGCCTGTAAGAGCCGAACCGCATTACAGCAGCGTCACCCATACGGTCCTCACGGTCATGCGAGAGTACGGAATTACCCGGTACATAGGGGTTGCAGGCGGTTCGCTGGACGTCCAGGGCGACAGGAAGTCGTTATCAAGCCGGATCGTCTCCGCCCTGTTCGCCATTTTGTACGGCAAGATGATCTCGGACCGCAAAAAGGAACTGGAGCTGCTTAGGCAAAGCGATATCCAGTGGACTCTGGTGCGTCTGCCTTTTGTGGTAGAGGGATTGGAAACGGGGCGCATCAAGGAAAATCTAAGGGACATTCCGGGAAGACGCATTACCAATTCGGACATCGCGAAATTTCTCGTCGGCCAGATCCACGAAACGAAATACGTTAATAAAGCGCCCTGCATTTCAAATTGAAGTAAAGGGGCGCTGTTCTTAAATCCCATAAGTTTTATTAATGGAATATTATGGTGATATAATCATGGTAAAGGAGATGTTCAAATGAGTGACTTCTTTAATCCAGGACCCCCTGCAAATTCCACAGACCCCGGCGGTCATAAAGCTAATCATGATATCAATGAGAAAAAACTTCATACAGAAGGCGTCCGCGGCTTTTGGAGACAGGTAACGGATTTGCTTATCGGATTGGCTATTATTGCATTAATTGTTATTGTTATTCTTTGGATATTTTAAAGTTAAAAACAGCGACAGGTTCGGTATTGTTTGTCCATATCTGTCGCTGTTTTGGCTTCCCGGCACAGAGCCATATGATCCAGCCACTGGGATGCCCAAGCGGAATAACCTCATCCGTTTTATCCGGGCGACAAGCTGTACATCACCGTTCTGCTCTTGTCGTTCGCAAGCGAACGGTACGTCAGTGTCAGCCGGTTCCCGTCGCGCTTGGTCAGAATAAGCATTCTTGCTAGCACGTAGGGGTCTTGGCCGTCGGACTTCTCCCAGTCCTTCCAATCTTCGGGCGTAACCAGTTCCTTGTTCAGATTGACGGCGGCATCCGTGCGGTTTTGAATTAAATACAAGTGCGACGTATCGATGAAGCGGAGGATCAGCGCATCGGGAGCTGCATATTCGACGGTGAACTTGCCGCCCTGTCCGGTAAGCGCCTCTATGTCATACAGCCTGCCGAAACTGCCGTCGCCGTTAATATACTGCACGCTGTCGTCGTCTCTTATATACAGCTGCGTGGACGAGACCTTCGGATCTTCCGAATAGGCCGGAGCCATGAGATGAAAGTCCATCTGCTTAACGATTTTGCCGTCCCGGATTAACGCCTGGTATACATTGCTGAAATTATTGAACATGGCGTAGTGGTTGTCGCTTAACACAAGCAAATGCGTTCCCCGGGCCACTGTCTTTATCTCCAGATTATGCATATACGATGATTCAATCAGAGGCAGCTTGCCCAGAAGCGCCGGCTGTCCCGAGGCGGAAGGGGAGATGTAGACTTCGCCTGTATGCTGCGATACCCAATACGTCATATCAGGGACGGCGGCCGTGACAAACCGCGCCTCGTCGATGATATTCACATTGCCTCTATCCGGATCACGCCCGATTCTTCCTCCCAGCGCGCCTGTTCCGCTTACAAGCGGAATATAGACGGTGCCTGCTACAATGCGTACCGGCTTCGCAAGCTGAAATGCGGTTCCATTCACTTTGGCGACTTTGGAGCCAGCCGTTACGGTAATCTGCCGCCTTGGACGCGTCAAAACGGCCGTTTTGGATGCCTGGTTCCATACGACCGAATATCCCATATCCATTGCAAAGGTTTTGAGAGGGACCCATGTTGTTCCCGCCGAGACGGTTGCCTTGCTTGCAAGATCCAAATTCTTATAATTCAGCAAAATCGGGGAAACCTCGGCACCAAACGCTGTACTCGCACCCCAACCGAGCGCCGCAGCCAGAACAACGGCCGCCAGTCTGCCAGTTCTCATTTCTTACCAACCTCCTCTTCATGTCCCTTTCATAATAGTTGGACGAGATTACCTGGAAAAAGTTTCATGATCTCGTTCTCCGGCAGCGCTTTAGAGGAGACCGCGCGTTACAAGTGCCACCATGATTCCTGAGCTCACCGATTGCATATCCGGTGATTCAGCAGAAAAAACGGATACCGTCCTTAAGGGAACGATATCCGTTACTTTCAATCTGATGCTATATTTCTACGCCTCAAAGGCAATCAGGCCTGCTGCGCTTCCTGCACGGCGGCCGGAGCCGTCATTTCCCGGGCATCCTTCGTCTTCGAAAGGCCCCCGGTGATTTCCTCATTTTCGATAAAATGCACTTCTCCCGGCGCCATCGCCGAAATCCGGGCCAGGGAATGAACCTCCACGCCCATCTCCTCCAGCAGCCCGCGGCCTTCCTGAAAGCACTTCTCGATGACGCAGCCGACGCCCAGCAGCTCGGCTCCCGCTTCACGCACAATATCGACCAGGCCCACCAGGGCCGCGCCCGTGGCGAGGAAATCGTCGACGATGAGCACTTTGTCGCCGGGGCCGAGATATTTTTGCGAAATGCAGACCTGATACGATTCCTGACGCGTGAACGAGTGAACCGGCGCCGAATAGACCTGCTCAGAGAGGGTCACAGCTTTCTTCTTCTTGGCATACACAAACGGTACGCTTAGCGCAATTGACGCCGCCATGGCAAACTGGATGCCGCTCGCCTCGATCGTCAGCACCTTGGTGATCGGTCTGCCGCCGAAGATCCGGCCGAATTCCTTCCCGATTTCAAGCGCCAGGCCGGTATCGACCTGATGATTCAGGAACGAGTCCACCTTCAGCACCGTATCGGACAAGATCTGTCCTTCCTGTCTAATGCGTTCTTCCAATACTTTCATCTCTGCTTCTTCCGCTCCTTCTTCCTTTTCGGAAACCTGAAATAGCCCGTAAATCTCCCTACACTTTGCATAAAGCAAAAAAGGACAGATTCCTTGAGCGTTTCTCTCAAGTGAATCTGCCCCTCCGGGTGATGTCCCTTATGGTGTAACACGGCAGGCGTGTCCGCTCCGCCTCAAACCCGGGTCGCGCTGTTCACTCATAGTCGGACAATTGCTGTGGTCATCCGGTAGAAACTTATGGGCCATATTCCCACGATTATATGAGTCCAATTGTTTTTTTCTTATCGTTTCTTACATTTTGAAAAAAGCACGCCCTTTATATTACACGCTATGCTTTAACGTTACAAGGGCATTTTCCCCACCAATAACCGTCCGATTGACGGCATTTCTTGCGCTTGCACCGCCCCTAGGCAGGCTCCCCACAGCAAGCTCCCCACAGAATTGACAGATGGCCCTCCCGGTTATATACTCTAGGGAAATGTTTAGCACCTTTTTTGTTTGTTTAGCACATATGTGCACCAGATGAGGTAGTCGAACTCGGGTTCAAACAAGCGAAACGGAGGGATTGAGTTGAGTACAATCAAATGGGGCATTATTGGGCCGGGCGGAATCGCCCAAGACTTCGCCGAAGCGATGAAGCAATACGGCGGCACGCTGTATGCTGTAGGATCTCGAAGTGTGGATAAAGCGCAGAGCTTCGCCGAAAAGTTCGGAGTCTCCAAAGCCTACTGTGATTATCACGAAATGCTGCAGGACCCTGAAATCGACGCCGTCTACGTCTCCACGCCGCACAGCAATCACTATGAATATATAATTGAAAGCCTGAAACAGGGCAAGCACGTGCTTGCGGAGAAGGCGATCACTGTCAATATCACCCAGCTGCGGGAAATTGCAGCTTTGGCCGAAGAGAAAGGGCTGATCGTGGCGGAAGCGATGACGATCTACCACATGCCTTTGTACGCCAAGCTCCGGGAAATTCTGGACAGCGGCAAAATCGGCCCGCTCAAAATGATCCAGGTCTCCTTCGGCAGCCATAAGGAATACGACGTGAACAATCGGTTCTTCAGTAAAGATCTGGCCGGGGGAGCGCTGCTCGATATCGGCACCTATGCCCTGTCATTCGCCCGATACTTCCTGTCCGAGCAGCCGCATGAGGTGCTTACTACCGTCAAGCCGTTCGAGACCGGCGTCGATGAGCAGTCGGGCATTATTCTGAAGAACAAGGCCAACGAAATGGCCGTCGTCGCACTGACGATGCGCGCCAAAATGCCGAAAAGAGGCGTCGTCGCTGGAGAAAACGGCTTTATCACGGTCGATAACTTCCCCCGTGCCTCCAAAGCTGTCATTCAATATCTGGACGGTACGACGGAAACGGTTGAAGCCGGAGAGACGGAAGCGGCGCTCGAGTATGAAATCAAGCATATGGAGCAGGCGATCCAGTCGGGCGGCAGCCCTACGCTTCAGCTGTCCCTGGACGTGATGGATATTATGAGCAATGTCAGAGGGCAGTGGGGCATCACCTATCCTTTTGAATAAGGGGACAGACCAGAAGCTGTTCAGTCAAAAAAACCGGTCATTCGCGATCATGCTCGCGGATGGCCGGTTTCGTTTATTCTTCATTTTCGACGATATGCTTCAGAATGGACAGCTTGTTGCTCCAGAACCGTTCGTAATACGACAGCCAATCCTGAAGCTCCCGCAGCGGTTCCGGGTGCAGGCGGTACAGCTTCTCCCTGCCGGCCTTGCGGCCGCTGACCAGCTCCGCCTCAGACAGGATACGCAGATGCTTGGCAATAGCCGTACGGCTTACCGGAAAATGGGCGGCAATCTCAGAGATCGGCCTCTCCTTCTCGGAAAGCAGCTTCAGCACCTGCCGGCGGGTCGGATCGGCAATCGCCTGAAACACATCATGCTTCTCCGCCGCCGCCATATTAAGCCTCGACCGCCTTTTTCAGCCGCTCCTGCACAATGGCTGCCCAGCCGCCCGCCATCCGGCCATGAATGACCGAGCTTTTCTCGTTCGCTTTGCCGATGAGCTCGTCCGGCTGCTTCCACCCGCCGTGAATCAGCGTAAACTCCGTCTGATCGCCCAGCTCTTTCAAGTAAAAAGAAACGGTCCAGCCTTCAGTATCCCAGGTAAAGGCCAGACTGTTCGGCGGATCAAGCTCCGTTACCTTGCACGGCGTCGGGCCGAATGGCGACTGCAGATGAAATTCATGGCCGACCTCCGCTTGAAAGTCGTTTGGCATAAACCACTGCGCGATCCCCTCCGCTGTCGATACTTTTTCCCATACCTTGCCGATCGGCGCATTGATAACAACGGTCTGCACCACGTCCGGCAGATTGTTCCCCCGGTTGTCTTCCATTTTGCTTATCCCTCTTTCGCTTTTTAATATAACACCTTTTGGTTTCACTTTATCATTATATAAAACCTTTTGGTTGCATGTCAAAAAGAAACGGGCTTCCTTCTTCAGGATGCACCGTTTCACCGGAAAACAGGAGTCAGAAGTTCTCTGCCGGAGCTTTACCCCGCAATTGCCGCGATAAGCATGGGAAGCACCAGGAAGGAGGACAGCGTCGTCCAAAGAATGCAGCGGGAGACAACCGAGGGTGACGCTCCATAACGTTCCGCCAGGACAACCCCGTTAACCGCCACCGGCATGGAAGCAAGGATAAAAAGCACCGAATGGAGCGTTCCCGTAATCCCGAGCAAGGCCAATATGACCAGGGCAAGCAGCGGTCCCGCCAGTACCCG encodes:
- a CDS encoding NAD(P)-dependent oxidoreductase, with the translated sequence MEQRKAIAIIGGTGKAGRYLARTALESGYSVRMLARNPDKVNMKDDRLQVIAGDAQNVRDIRSLLEGCHAVINTFGQPVRAEPHYSSVTHTVLTVMREYGITRYIGVAGGSLDVQGDRKSLSSRIVSALFAILYGKMISDRKKELELLRQSDIQWTLVRLPFVVEGLETGRIKENLRDIPGRRITNSDIAKFLVGQIHETKYVNKAPCISN
- a CDS encoding DUF350 domain-containing protein translates to MTVVINILVSVIFIIALQLLGMLIFSWMTPFKDMEELKNGNVAVGLALGGKFLATAIILGVAAYTNSSIWFMVLWFAVGYICLVAAYWIFELVTIGFKISDHLKQGNVAVGTLLCFVFIGTAFAVSSLII
- a CDS encoding GNAT family N-acetyltransferase, producing the protein MASIRTLNEVPLSTALEAWNTGFADYYVDLSMKSLAFVSRMNNEDLLPEQSIVLFDGERPAGLTLNGIRMVNGSKVAWNGGTAVAPFYRGKGGGRQLLEESIRRYREEGVDLATLEVFVQNAPAIALYERCGYVNKGMTRFYELPAGARPSRDSSLGAAAPIEVREADVAEVALLPFYRHRGPWQTHWLSLKGDRCLIAEQEGQAAGYLPFRRIYSGTGELSALLIYPCGVAGGRMDAEAIADTLLSRLLSSIPDGTGARAVHIPAADAFFTAVLERAGFVPAHELLYMELALTDTVPS
- a CDS encoding TetR/AcrR family transcriptional regulator, with amino-acid sequence MKQRILAEARQEIYKSGFRFTMADMAKRCGLSTKTIYQVYSSKEELILDMVRLAIDELAQTEQSIVSDPKLGTMDKLRALLVLFPRDFQFFDIKRLHELQRYYPNVWSIVDSFLTEQWDGVTQMLAAAQAEGLLEDFNKVLFIQLYIGGLYRLMEQSSAGGITITLRQALDEMVDIMLDGIRKR
- a CDS encoding glutathionylspermidine synthase family protein, encoding MTEPVFQWLEHPGEDRASRVEELGRLGFAWADLEDEEYWLDGVAVMREDTYRELEEASSRLWAILDKTARYIHRRHDLYALLAIPEVLWEMLDSAPLAPPGLISRYARFDFAIDETGSIKLLELNADTPTGYVEASIATPWICAQAGIPTVNGRMPELVAAAWGEERPDTAACVNYGSHLEDSGTIEALVRHSGLAIQCVDCLELTIEDGTVRDGQGRVIHRMFALYPKEWMAVDEGGDALAYAVETGQLTLFNPPHSILLQSKGLMAAVWGMYELGFLFSEEERETIAKYILPTYNKPVFSGNFVSKSMFGREGGSVRMYDESGSLELEDEDGFDSSVLFPSVYQKRAELARIHTSEGELHLLTGMFMINGRPCGLLGRGGGLITGNTSHFIAMGVRAIAQE
- a CDS encoding tetratricopeptide repeat protein; translated protein: MSLHSPDGFHCERAFQLMNWRRFAEAIEETEKWIREDPENADAYGMLAQIHMKAGSYDHALHWAAEALRCDPENALGWFVRAVSLYSQGNEALFLEAAAEGQRIDPLESYYPFLKFNIYHKKGNFQAAREEMDLALRLAPDRSLFLAADSYLRANSHDFEGSLSSERMALFYDPEDDQTFLYLAWAAERRGDYAKEIEFMKNAVRIDPTDEQIRREYLNSLQKKYWFYRVLLLPLLMKKRLRNWQFFFVWIVLWVVFRPLVLVFLLLYVLAYWLSKLLVRVQVFGWRSLFRKI
- a CDS encoding type B 50S ribosomal protein L31, which translates into the protein MREGIHPKYQPVIFYDASADFKFLSASTKSSNETMEWEDGNTYPVIRVDSSSASHPFYTGRQKNIDTGGRIDRFNQRLNYKK
- a CDS encoding DMT family transporter, which encodes MHWLLLLAAIVSEVAGTTFMKLSMGFTKLVPSVLLAVCYLISLTLLNLALKGVSVSVAYAIWSGAGTALVAGIGWVLFGERMSLIKIICILLIIAGVAGLNLAEGRREAGNSGSPQLEAQLSKETGVSKDGL
- a CDS encoding potassium channel family protein gives rise to the protein MTAIHFLLKLSTMMTNVRKRTIGLSILLFVGISATVAFLLEPDTFGSWFNSFYWVMTTMATVGYGDFFAKTVIGKIFTIFLYIFGIGLLSLVIGKVIDAIAEIGRQRRAGRLPFFGEDHVILINWSKKAQAAVGEILSYTPDGHIVVIDESGQHPLEQMKQVHFISGDPSSDDILVKAGLAKAKAAIIFGDIRIDEPALVDGKSLLIASSIERIAPDVHTTVEIMQEKNVQNFRHVRVNDFVLSHDAVSRLAVRAALQEGNPEVITQLISRSHGDDIYEVPVDRSWKTYGDAFQDLLRQGATLIADRHDLGINRRLDDPIPADARLYVVSDEATYRKIAGKTG